The Populus alba chromosome 6, ASM523922v2, whole genome shotgun sequence genome contains a region encoding:
- the LOC118048029 gene encoding myb family transcription factor EFM: MASPSELSLDCKPHSYSMLLKSYGDQNDQTEKLEEFLSRLEEERLKIDAFKRELPLCMQLLTSAVETSRQKLQTYRGNQEPIPVLEEFIPLKTSTSETPEKTSNISDKANWMTTAQLWSQESNETKPQTTLTSPKLTDIGFNVSSKLILDTKQRNGGAFLPFSKERNLCPSPTLALAACTDEHLELDHKRFSETENGFSCPKRESAGNKMVVIEQGKGAGNSSSSDGQATNTATIASASTNTSTSQTHRKARRCWSPDLHRRFVNALHMLGGSQVATPKQIRELMKVDGLTNDEVKSHLQKYRLHTRRPSPSPQAAGAPGPHLVVLGGIWVPPEYATAAAAAHSGGATLYGAHPASHAPPPHFCATPPASQDFYTAAAAPPPPLHHHTLHHQLQLFRPTSQVHSSPESDFRGSRDRSESIEDGKSESSSWKGESGENDGGERKGRAALREEGEVSNGSKF, encoded by the exons ATGGCATCTCCATCAGAACTCAGCCTGGATTGCAAGCCCCATAGCTATTCTATGCTATTGAAATCGTATGGAGACCAGAACGACCAGACCGAAAAGCTTGAAGAGTTTCTCTCTCGCCTTGAGGAAGAAAGGCTAAAGATCGATGCTTTCAAACGCGAGCTACCCCTTTGCATGCAACTTCTGACCAGTG CTGTGGAGACTTCAAGGCAGAAACTACAAACATATAGAGGCAATCAAGAGCCCATACCAGTTCTTGAAGAATTCATTCCTCTCAAAACCTCAACATCCGAAACCCCAGAGAAGACCTCAAACATCTCTGATAAGGCTAACTGGATGACAACAGCACAACTTTGGAGCCAAGAAAGCAATGAAACCAAACCTCAGACCACATTGACATCCCCAAAACTAACCGATATTGGATTCAATGTTAGTTCAAAGCTGATCTTAGACACCAAACAAAGAAATGGAGGAGCTTTCCTTCCATTCTCAAAAGAGAGAAATTTGTGCCCAAGCCCAACCTTAGCTCTTGCAGCTTGTACTGATGAACATTTGGAATTGGATCATAAGAGATTTTCAGAGACTGAGAATGGATTCTCTTGTCCAAAGAGAGAAAGTGCTGGTAATAAGATGGTCGTGATTGAGCAAGGAAAAGGAGCTGGTAATAGTTCATCATCTGATGGCCAAGCAACAAACACTGCAACTATTGCTTCTGCTTCTACAAATACTTCTACATCTCAGACTCATAGAAAAGCAAGGAGATGCTGGTCACCAGACTTACACCGCAGATTTGTCAACGCTCTGCATATGCTTGGCGGTTCTCAAG TGGCCACCCCAAAACAAATCAGGGAACTCATGAAGGTTGACGGTTTGACCAATGACGAAGTAAAAAGCCATCTACAG AAATATAGACTTCATACAAGGCGACCCAGTCCAAGCCCACAAGCAGCAGGAGCCCCAGGTCCACATCTTGTGGTCCTGGGTGGCATATGGGTCCCTCCTGAGTACGCCacggcagcagcagcagctcatAGTGGGGGGGCAACCCTCTATGGTGCCCACCCAGCTTCCCACGCTCCGCCACCTCATTTCTGTGCTACACCACCCGCGTCTCAAGATTTCTACACTGCAGCTGCGGCACCTCCACCACCACTTCACCACCACACCCTCCACCACCAACTCCAATTGTTTAGGCCCACTTCACAGGTGCATAGCTCCCCTGAGTCGGATTTTAGAGGTAGTAGGGACAGATCTGAGAGCATTGAGGATGGCAAGTCTGAGAGTAGCAGCTGGAAAGGCGAGAGTGGTGAGAATgatggaggagagagaaaagggcGGGCTGCTCTCAGAGAAGAAGGTGAAGTGAGCAATGGAAGTAAGTTTTAG
- the LOC118048028 gene encoding pentatricopeptide repeat-containing protein At5g55740, chloroplastic yields MASLAFTPTPTPKLDLFHSKAKPTKSYNKVIRKPPHLSMPQIQYKNCQSNLQQSYFNTIFSLCGQGQIQAAFKILTEMDRRKIPIGPDIYGLLLQGCLYDRALFMGQQIHSRIIKIGDSLATNEYLETKLFIFYAKCHLFEVANKFFSRLSVKNVFSWAAIIGLNCRMGFYREALMGLCEMIDTGILADNFVVPNILKACAALQWISFGRGVHGYVVKMGFDRCVFVSSSLVDAYGKCGILEDARKVFDNMSDKNVVTWNSMIGSYVQNGFDVEAARVFSEMRLEDVEPNQVTLLSFLSASANLGAVEEGKQAHAIAVLGGYELDSILGGSILNFYSKVGLIKDAELVFGMMLEKDAVAWNLLISSYVQYGQVEKALDLCHLMRLENMRFDSVTLASILSACSIIGNIELGKEGHCYCIRNYLVSDLAVANSMIDMYAKCEKIADARHVFNSTMNKDLLLWNTLLTAYAELGVTGEVLKLFYGMQLESVPPNVMSWNAVILGFIRNGQINEAQDMFSHMQAVGIHPNLMTFTTLICGLVQNGFGNEAILVFQKMQECGIRANPSIIISTISACTDVASLQYGRAIHGYILRHDLLSTIPVATALADMYSKCGNIDQAKRVLV; encoded by the coding sequence ATGGCTTCTCTTGCTTTCACTCCAACTCCAACCCCAAAACTTGATCTCTTTCACTCTAAAGCTAAACCCACAAAATCCTACAATAAAGTAATTAGAAAACCACCTCATCTTTCTATGCCTCAAATCCAATATAAAAACTGCCAATCTAATTTGCAACAATCTTACTTCAACACCATCTTTTCTCTATGTGGACAAGGTCAAATTCAAGCagctttcaaaattttaactgAGATGGACAGAAGAAAAATCCCAATTGGACCCGATATCTATGGTCTGCTACTTCAGGGATGCCTCTATGATCGTGCTCTCTTTATGGGTCAGCAAATTCACTCTCGAATTATAAAAATTGGTGATTCTCTTGCAACAAATGAGTATTTAGAGACGAAGTTGttcattttttatgcaaaatgcCATCTTTTTGAGGttgcaaataaatttttttctagattaagTGTAAAGAATGTGTTTTCTTGGGCTGCTATTATTGGTTTGAATTGTAGAATGGGTTTCTATAGAGAAGCTTTAATGGGTCTTTGTGAGATGATAGATACTGGGATTCTGGCTGACAATTTTGTGGTGCCTAATATTTTGAAGGCATGTGCTGCATTGCAGTGGATTTCGTTTGGGAGAGGGGTTCATGGGTATGTAGTGAAAATGGGTTTTGATAGGTGTGTGTTTGTTTCAAGTAGTCTTGTGGATGCGTATGGAAAATGTGGGATTTTAGAGGATGCAAGGAAGGTGTTTGATAATATGTCTGACAAGAATGTAGTTACATGGAACTCCATGATTGGAAGTTATGTCCAAAATGGGTTCGATGTGGAAGCAGCACGAGTGTTTTCTGAGATGAGGTTGGAAGATGTTGAGCCCAATCAAGTTACATTATTGAGCTTTCTATCAGCTTCAGCTAATTTAGGTGCAGTTGAGGAGGGTAAGCAAGCCCATGCGATTGCTGTTTTAGGTGGATATGAACTGGACAGCATCTTGGGTGGTTCAATTTTGAACTTCTATTCTAAGGTTGGGCTAATCAAGGATGCTGAGTTAGTCTTTGGTATGATGCTTGAAAAAGATGCAGTTGCTTGGAATTTGCTCATTTCTAGCTATGTGCAATATGGCCAAGTTGAAAAGGCGCTTGATTTGTGCCATTTGATGAGATTAGAGAACATGAGATTTGACTCTGTGACACTGGCATCCATATTATCTGCCTGTTCTATTATCGGAAATATAGAACTTGGTAAAGAGGGGCACTGTTATTGTATTAGAAACTATCTTGTATCTGATTTAGCTGTGGCTAATAGTATGATAGATATGTATGCCAAATGTGAAAAAATTGCAGATGCAAGGCACGTTTTCAACTCTACAATGAACAAAGATCTTCTATTATGGAATACTCTATTGACTGCTTATGCAGAGCTTGGTGTAACTGGAGAAGTCTTGAAGCTGTTTTATGGGATGCAGTTGGAAAGTGTGCCACCAAATGTGATGTCATGGAATGCTGTGATTTTGGGATTTATTAGAAATGGCCAGATCAATGAGGCGCAAGATATGTTCTCACATATGCAGGCTGTTGGCATCCATCCGAACTTGATGACATTTACTACCCTTATCTGTGGTCTGGTTCAAAATGGTTTTGGCAATGAGGCCATTCTGGTATTCCAGAAAATGCAAGAATGTGGGATAAGAGCTAATCCCTCAATCATCATTAGCACAATCTCAGCTTGTACAGATGTGGCATCATTGCAATATGGAAGGGCCATTCATGGCTATATCTTAAGGCATGACTTATTGTCAACTATTCCAGTTGCAACTGCTTTAGCGGATATGTATTCCAAATGTGGAAATATTGACCAAGCTAAGAGGGTTTTGGTGTGA